Proteins encoded by one window of Lathyrus oleraceus cultivar Zhongwan6 chromosome 1, CAAS_Psat_ZW6_1.0, whole genome shotgun sequence:
- the LOC133834868 gene encoding dehydrin: protein MSQYQNQYGAQTRKTDEYGNPMNQVDQYGNPISGGGGLTGEAGRQHYGTTGGATDHGHGQQHRGVDQTTGYGTHTGGVGGYGTKPEYGSTNTGSGYGTGTGYGGSGTTEYVREEHHGDKKGVMDKIKEKIPGTEQSRTHTDGTGYGSTGYGASGGGIGNTGQEYVREERHVHPGDKKHGSAGQEYVKEERRGIGNTGQEYVREEHRVDHGEKKGIMDKIKEKLPGTGGCTGH from the coding sequence ATGTCTCAGTATCAAAACCAATACGGTGCCCAAACACGTAAGACCGATGAATATGGAAACCCAATGAACCAAGTTGATCAATATGGCAACCCTATTAGTGGCGGTGGTGGGTTAACTGGTGAAGCCGGTAGACAGCATTATGGAACTACCGGTGGTGCTACTGATCATGGTCATGGTCAACAACATCGTGGAGTTGATCAAACCACGGGGTATGGGACCCACACAGGTGGTGTGGGTGGTTATGGAACCAAACCTGAGTATGGAAGCACCAACACTGGAAGTGGTTATGGTACAGGAACAGGGTACGGTGGAAGTGGAACCACTGAGTATGTGAGAGAGGAGCATCATGGAGATAAGAAAGGGGTTATGGACAAGATTAAGGAAAAGATTCCTGGTACTGAACAATCAAGAACCCATACTGATGGAACAGGGTATGGATCAACTGGTTATGGAGCTAGTGGTGGTGGAATTGGAAACACTGGTCAAGAGTATGTGAGAGAGGAGCGTCATGTTCATCCTGGAGATAAGAAACATGGAAGCGCTGGTCAAGAGTATGTGAAAGAGGAGCGTCGTGGCATTGGAAACACTGGTCAAGAGTATGTGAGAGAGGAGCATCGTGTTGATCATGGAGAGAAGAAAGGGATTATGGACAAGATTAAGGAGAAGCTTCCTGGTACTGGAGGATGTACTGGACACTAG
- the LOC133834867 gene encoding dehydrin, whose amino-acid sequence MSQYQNQYGAQTGMTDEYGNPVNQVDQYGNPISGGGFTGEAGRQHFGTTGGATDHGHGHGQQHRGVDQTTGYGTHTGGVGGYGTNPEYGNTNTGSGYGTGTGYGGSGTNEYVREDHHGDKKGVMDKIKEKIPGTEQSRTNTDGAGYGSTGYGASGGGIGNTGQEYVREEHRVDHGEKKGIMDKIKEKLPGTGGCTGH is encoded by the coding sequence ATGTCTCAGTATCAAAACCAATATGGTGCTCAAACAGGTATGACCGATGAATATGGAAACCCAGTGAACCAAGTTGATCAATATGGCAACCCTATTAGTGGCGGTGGGTTCACCGGTGAAGCCGGTAGACAGCATTTTGGAACTACCGGTGGTGCTACTGATCATGGCCATGGTCATGGTCAACAACATCGCGGAGTTGATCAAACTACAGGGTATGGGACCCACACAGGTGGTGTGGGTGGTTATGGAACCAATCCTGAGTATGGAAACACCAACACTGGAAGTGGTTATGGTACAGGAACAGGGTACGGTGGAAGTGGAACCAATGAGTATGTGAGAGAGGATCATCATGGAGATAAGAAAGGGGTTATGGACAAGATTAAAGAAAAGATTCCTGGTACTGAACAATCAAGAACCAATACGGATGGAGCAGGGTATGGATCAACTGGTTACGGAGCTAGTGGTGGTGGAATTGGAAACACCGGTCAAGAGTATGTGAGAGAGGAGCATCGTGTTGATCATGGAGAGAAGAAAGGGATTATGGATAAGATTAAGGAGAAGCTTCCTGGTACTGGAGGATGTACTGGACACTAG